The proteins below are encoded in one region of Triticum aestivum cultivar Chinese Spring chromosome 1B, IWGSC CS RefSeq v2.1, whole genome shotgun sequence:
- the LOC123099051 gene encoding uncharacterized protein, whose product MAEEKKPHSQPPPSWSALPLDLAGLVLSLLPVYADRACFAAVCPQWRAAARQLQIPPLPLLALPDGTFYSLMYDKPFRFPGCGFAGYDNVCGSWLVFSRHDGCFMVNPFSRATVRLPALSSVRLRPPNASAKSKWAEGGSVESANLYITWMRINEADNLRISKLILCSPNLVAALVGIGSFSQILMCQPGALSWSVRAYDRIEDFQDMSFYQGKLYAIAKDENLLVVNISQDHSTGDPQVCRIGRVIEGDCPPWYYGVFEDNSQACKKLYLVESRGMLLMVRRTIWCQFPEPGTDVEIMGGQNEFEVFEADFEHSQWVKVLTLGDDQVLFLGRRCSRSMSVSQYGLPGDCIFFLDDDEDNCLEYAYDEENSSFSVYSMRFRSIHSGDPNISWKRCAEMYLAAWLFPEDR is encoded by the coding sequence ATGGCAGAAGAGAAGAAACCACACTCGCAGCCACCGCCGTCATGGTCAGCCCTCCCGCTGGACTTAGCAGGCCTGGTGCTCAGCCTTCTCCCCGTGTACGCCGACCGCGCCTGCTTTGCCGCGGTGTGCCCGCAGTGGCGTGCCGCTGCGAGGCAGCTCCAGATACCACCACTGCCGCTGCTGGCACTCCCCGACGGCACCTTCTACAGCCTCATGTACGACAAGCCCTTCCGCTTCCCTGGTTGTGGCTTCGCTGGGTACGACAATGTCTGTGGCAGCTGGCTCGTCTTCTCACGCCATGACGGTTGCTTCATGGTCAACCCCTTCTCCCGGGCCACCGTGAGGCTCCCTGCTCTTTCAAGTGTACGACTCCGGCCTCCGAATGCGTCTGCTAAATCTAAATGGGCAGAGGGTGGAAGCGTAGAATCTGCTAACCTCTACATCACATGGATGCGTATCAATGAAGCAGACAACCTGCGCATAAGTAAGCTAATCCTGTGCTCGCCAAATCTCGTTGCTGCACTAGTTGGCATTGGATCCTTCAGCCAGATTCTAATGTGCCAGCCAGGGGCCTTGTCGTGGTCAGTACGTGCGTATGATCGGATTGAGGATTTCCAAGACATGTCATTCTACCAGGGCAAGCTGTACGCCATTGCCAAGGACGAGAACCTCCTTGTGGTGAACATCAGCCAGGACCATAGCACCGGCGATCCACAGGTTTGTCGGATTGGACGAGTCATCGAGGGTGATTGTCCTCCATGGTATTATGGTGTGTTCGAGGATAACAGTCAGGCCTGCAAGAAGCTCTACCTGGTTGAATCGCGTGGGATGTTGCTGATGGTGCGCAGGACGATTTGGTGTCAGTTTCCTGAACCTGGAACAGACGTTGAAATTATGGGTGGACAGAATGAGTTTGAGGTTTTCGAGGCTGACTTTGAGCATTCACAGTGGGTCAAGGTGTTGACCTTGGGGGATGACCAAGTGCTGTTTCTGGGGCGAAGGTGCTCGAGGTCCATGTCCGTGTCGCAGTATGGGTTGCCAGGCGATTGCATCTTCTTCttggatgatgatgaggataattGCCTGGAGTATGCCTATGATGAGGAGAACAGTTCTTTCAGCGTCTATTCCATGAGATTTCGCAGCATCCATTCCGGTGATCCAAATATTTCCTGGAAGCGCTGCGCTGAGATGTATCTGGCAGCATGGCTCTTCCCTGAGGACCGTTGA
- the LOC123099035 gene encoding putative F-box protein At5g60060, translated as MAEEKKPQLLPPSPWSALPLDLASLVLSLLPVYADRACFAAVCPQWRAAARQVQPPSLPLLALPDGTFYSLMDDKPFRFPGCGFAVYENVCGSWLVFSRDDGCFLVNPFSGATVTLPALSSVRLRPPNAVAKYKWSDVGTAKCPYITWMHINDSEKLHITKLIMCSSNLVAALVGIGHTSQILMCQPGALSWSVRAYNQCKDFQDMSFYQGKLYTVAKDENLLMVNISQDHSTGDPQVSRIGQVIKGDSPPWYSRVFEDNSKAYKKLYLVESCGMLLMVRRTIWCQVPEPGGDDKVMAGKNEFEVFEADFEHSRWVKVSTVGDDQVLFLGRRCSRSMSVSQYGLPGNRIFFLDDDEDNRIEYAYDEENTSFGIYSMRFRSIRSGAPNISWKRCAEMYLAAWLFPEDR; from the coding sequence ATGGCAGAAGAGAAGAAACCACAATTGCTGCCACCATCGCCGTGGTCAGCCCTCCCGCTGGACCTAGCAAGCCTGGTGCTCAGCCTGCTCCCCGTGTATGCCGACCGCGCCTGCTTTGCCGCAGTATGCCCGCAGTGGCGTGCCGCTGCGAGGCAGGTCCAGCCGCCATCACTGCCGTTGCTGGCACTTCCTGATGGCACCTTCTACAGCCTCATGGACGACAAGCCCTTCCGCTTCCCTGGCTGTGGCTTCGCAGTGTACGAGAATGTCTGTGGCAGCTGGCTCGTCTTCTCCCGCGATGACGGTTGCTTCCTGGTCAACCCCTTCTCTGGAGCCACTGTGACGCTCCCTGCTCTCTCGAGTGTCCGACTACGGCCTCCAAATGCGGTTGCGAAATACAAATGGTCAGATGTTGGAACGGCAAAATGCCCCTACATCACATGGATGCATATCAATGACTCAGAGAAGCTACACATTACCAAGCTAATCATGTGCTCGTCAAACCTTGTTGCTGCACTTGTTGGCATTGGACACACCAGCCAGATTCTAATGTGCCAGCCAGGGGCCTTGTCGTGGTCAGTACGCGCTTACAATCAGTGCAAGGATTTCCAAGACATGTCATTCTACCAGGGAAAGCTCTACACCGTTGCCAAGGACGAGAACCTCCTTATGGTGAACATCAGCCAGGACCATAGCACCGGCGATCCACAGGTTTCTCGGATTGGACAAGTCATCAAGGGTGATTCTCCTCCATGGTATTCACGTGTGTTCGAGGACAACAGTAAGGCCTACAAGAAGCTCTACCTAGTTGAATCGTGTGGGATGCTTCTGATGGTACGAAGGACGATTTGGTGTCAGGTTCCTGAACCTGGAGGGGATGATAAAGTTATGGCTGGAAAGAATGAGTTTGAGGTTTTCGAGGCTGACTTTGAGCATTCACGGTGGGTCAAGGTGTCGACCGTGGGGGATGACCAAGTGCTGTTTCTGGGGCGAAGGTGCTCGAGGTCCATGTCCGTGTCGCAGTACGGGTTGCCGGGCAATCGCATCTTCTTCTTGGACGATGATGAGGATAATCGCATAGAGTATGCCTATGATGAGGAGAACACTTCTTTCGGCATCTATTCCATGAGATTCCGCAGCATCCGTTCCGGTGCTCCAAATATTTCCTGGAAGCGCTGCGCTGAGATGTATCTGGCAGCATGGCTCTTCCCTGAGGACCGTTGA